The segment TTCGACAACCGCTCGACCAAAACTTGAGAACTTATACCTATTGAGCAGAGTTTTCCGGCTCAGATGCTGGCAGCGGTCACGCTAGCGTTGCTATTGCTGAGAGTCGGCCGCACCAATTCGCTCCAGCCAGCCGTTTTTCCGCATCCACGATTCGCACAGCTTGGGCCAGTTGGTCACCGGCACGTCTTCGATGAAACGCGCCCCAAACCCATGTCCACCGGTATCGAACACGTGACAGTCGACAGGGACATCGGCTTCCTTGTAGAGGCGGGCCAACTCCAGAGCGTTCTGGACGGGAACGAAATCATCGAAAGCGTGAACGATAAATGCTCGCGGAGAATCCTTGTTGAGCTCCATGCCGTCGCGGAGTCCGCCTTCTTTTTTGACCATCCGGGCACCGTAGACCGGCACGATGAAGTTGGCTCGGGCAGATTGTTTGTCGACATCATCGATCGCATCGTAGCGAGCCGTCGTGAAGGCTGCATTGGCGATAACGTTTCCTCCGGCAGAGAAGCCGAGCGTTCCAACTCGATCTTTGGCCAGGTTCCATTTCTCGGCATTGTGCCGCACCATGGCGATCGCGCGTTGCAAGTCTTCCGTCGGAGCAGCCGCCGGGTCAGACTCACGCGCCGTCGGAACGCGGTACTTCAGAATGAAAGCATTGACGCCGATCGAGTTAAGCCATTGAGCGATCTCGGTGCCTTCGAGATCCCAAGCCAAAATATAGAACCCGCCGCCCGGACAGATGATGACCGAAGTTCCCGTGTTCACGTCCGCGTCTGCCGGCCAGAAATGCAGTTCGGCACTGGAGACGTTGGTGATCCGCTGCACACGCTTTCCGGCAATCAGTTCTCCGTCGTCTTTGGTTGTGTCGTGCTCTTGCCCGACGTCGAGCCGTTTGTCGGTCGCGGAATCCGGCCACACCTTAAGAACTTCGGCGTGTTCGGCAGGCTCAACCGCTTTTGCTTTCATCGGCTGGTTCCAGACCAGCCATCCGCCGCCAACCAGAACCAACAGAAAAACCAGGATAGTAAATTCGCGAGAGAGCCCAAGTTTTGTGAGTGCATTCATGGGCCTATCATCGCAGGATTGGAATGCAATTTCCAGAGTTTTGCTTTTATCGTGAAGCCAACCACACAAATCTGGCTCAGAACTTATCAGAGCTTTCTGACCAAGCCGATTACAACGCCCTGAACGCGAACGTCTTTGCGATAGATCGGCTTCATGGTTTTGTTGGCCGGCTGAAGTCTGACTCGGTTCTTTTCCGGGTACCAGTACTTGAGGGTCGTCCCGTTTTCATCGTCGCAAACGACTACGATGTCGCCGCGGTCCGCAGTCGACTGTTTCTTGACCAGCACGAAATCCCCTGGAGCGATTTGCGCATCGATCATTGATTCGCCGGTCACCTCCAGCACGTAGTCTGCCCGCCGTTCGAGCCCGTCGAACTCGAACCGCTCTGCCTGAGCAAACGTTTCAGTCAACGGCCCGGCGGAAATGCGACCAACCAGCGGCAGTCCGGCGGGAGAACATTTTTCTGTTAGGACAATCGATCGAGCACGGTTCTTCGTTCGTTTAATCATGCCCTTGGCTTCGATCCGCTTCAGCAGACCAGCAACACCGTTGGGAGACGAGATGCCGAGGTGGTCGCCGATTTCGCGAATCGTCGGCACATGATTTTTGTGCTCGATCTGCTGCTTGAGGTACTTGAGCACGCGACGCTGATTTTTGGTCAAGTCTTTGGTTTCAGGAGCCATCGTTTTGGTCCGACTTTTTTAAGTGCTTCATTTTGTGTTCCGTCGTTTCGCTCACCCGATTATATACTTCCTGCCTGTCAGCGGATAAGTCACTTTGTCGATCATCGTCTCCCAAGATTCAAATTGCGGTACAATTCGGATCTTTCGCGTTTACCATCTTTCAATCTTCTAAATCTTTCTACATCTCCAAATGGCCGAAACGTCCCCTCCAGTCTGCCTTGTTACCGGTGCCAGCAGTGGAATAGGTTACGCAACGGCGAAGCGTTTCCTGGCCGAAGGCTATCGCGTCGCCATTTGTGGACGCCGACCGGAATCGCTTCAATCCGCCGCAAATTCGCTCGGAAATGCAGATCACGTGCTGGCCATTTCCGGAGACATCGGGCTCGTTGAGACGCGTCGACGTCTGGTCGAGTCAACGTTGACAAAGTTTGGACGCATCGATGTGTTAGTTAACAATGCTGGTGCAGCGCCGCTTGGCGACTTCGAATCGATCGACGAAAGCACATTCGAAACCGTTGTCAGCACGAACATCCGCGCTGTGTTTTCGCTGACTCAAATGGTTTGGCCGACGCTGAAGAAACAGCAACGCGGTTCGATCGTCAACATTTCTTCGATGGCAGCAGTCGATCCGTTTCCAGGATTCAGTATTTACGGCGCGTCAAAGGCGTGGCTTGAGACGTTCACCAAAGCCATCGCTGCGGAAGGCGTCGATGACGCGATCCGAGTCTGTTGCGTTCGCCCCGGCGCCGTCGAAACCGATCTGCTGCGCGGGCTATTTCCCGGTTTTCCGGCCGATCAATGTGTTCGTCCGGATGACATCGCGAACAAGATATGGAGCTGCGTCGCAGATCCGGTAGGACACCCAAGCGGCGAAGCTTTTACGGTTAGCAAATAAATGGTTCGACTTTCCCGTGAAATCCGCTTCGCCTTGGTATCGCCCGAAGAGCTAGATCAGCAGACGTCTGATCGCGACCAAAAGAACTCGTGGGCAGCGTGGCCAAACACCTGCCGCATCGCTCCCCAGTTGCGATTGCGTGCCGTGGTGGAAGGCGAGCCCGACGAAATGACGGGCTATCTTTGCAACGTCAAACTGATTGACGAAGCACTGCGGCGCTTTGTGAACCAGCAGTTGATCCCTTCGCTTGCCGATTGCTTGCTGAGCCAGCTTCCGAACGCGGAGTCAGTTTTGCAACAGGCGTTGCAGTTCCTGGAGAACCAATCGCTTGACGGGGCAACGTTGATTTCTGTTTCGCTTTCACTCTCGCCCTTCCTCTCATTCAACATCGACTCTGGAGCACCTGACATGATCCAACTAACGCATCAGTTTGAGTTCTCCGCGGCTCATCGATTGCATTGCGATTCGATGTCGGCAGAAGAGAACGTGGCCACGTTTGGCAAGTGTAACAATCCGGCAGGTCACGGACACAATTACGTGGTCGAAGTGTCTGTTTCGCGTGACGTTTCAAAAAGCGGCGGTGGCCCAACAGTCGTCGGGGCAGTGGAGCTTGCTGGAATCGTGAACCGCAACGTGATTGACGTGTTGGATCACAAGCACCTTAACGAAGACATTGCATACTTTTCGGACGTCAATCCGAGCGTGGAGAACATTTCCGCTGCGATTTTCGGATGGTTGAAAAGCGACATCGAATCTGCCGGCTGCCAGCTTGCCGAAGTCAAAGTTTTCGAGACTCCGAAAACCTGGGCAAGCTTCCGCGGGTAGTTTCTCTCAACAGGCACACGCTGCTCTATCGGGAACTGGATGCGTCCAGGCTGTTGCAACTGGCGAGCACAATCTGATGAATTTTCGCAAGGAGACGAATTGATGTTTCGATCTGGTTTGGTGCTTTTCGCAATCACGCTGTTTGCCGTGACCACACGTTGCGAGTCAGTGGCTCAGGAGACGAACCCGAAAAATTCGAAAGCGAATGAAACCGTCGCTGCTGACTCTGCGGAAGATCAAATCGATTTCCAGGCAAGCCTGAAGAATCATGTCGAGCATCTCGCGACAACAATTGGCGAAAGAAATCTGCAACACCATGAAGCGCTTTGCGAGGCCGCTGACTATGTCGAGGCTCAGCTCAAGAGTTTTAAGCTGACGCCGACAATTCAAACGTTCAAAGTTCGCGGGCTTGATTGTCACAACATCGCTGTGGAAATCAAAGGTTCGAAGAATCCGGACCAGATCGTGATTGTTGGTGCTCACTACGATAGTGCACGCGGTACTCCTGGAGCCAACGACAATGGCAGCGGCACCGCAGCGTTGCTGGTGCTGGCAGAACACTTCAGCAACTCAACGCCTGCGTTCCAACCGGATCGCACGCTACGTTTTGTTGCATTTACCAATGAGGAGCCACCGTACTTTCAGACTCGTGACGAAATGGGGTCATGGGTTTATGCAGAAAGCTGCCGGTTGGAAGATCAGAACATCGTGGCCGTGATCAGTCTGGAAACGATGGGCTTTTACACCGAAGAAGCCAACAGCCAAAAATATCCACCGCCTTTGGATCGACTGTACCCGTCTACTGGAAATTTTATTGGTGTGGTCGGTAACATCGGTTCGGGTAAGTTGATGCGAAAGTTTCTCAAGTCCTTCAAAGCCAACAGCGATGTGCCAGCAGAGGGCGCGTCCTTGCCCGGCACAATGCCAGGCGTGGGCTGGTCAGACCATTGGTCTTTTTGGCAAGAAGGTTATGAAGGGCTCATGATCACCGACACCGCTCCATTTCGTTATCCGCACTACCACCGCAAGACTGATTCGCTCGACAAAATTAACTTTCCAGTGTTTGCGAAAGTGGTCGAAGGCCTGGTGAGACCAATTGAAGAATTGGTGACGCAGTAAACGATTGGGCCGAACTGAACAGCCGATGCGGTGACAAATCGCAGCGAGGTTTCATGCATCCTCGTCCGCGGATTGCTGTTGGGCTTATACTGTAATTGTCGTGCCTGCCGCGAAGTGCCGTCGTTGCCCTTCAGAATCCTGATTGTGAAAGCCCATGCGAAATCTCTTTCAAACTCTGTCGTTGCCTTTTATCCTGTGTGCATTTTCCGGATTGCTTTCGGTGAGCAACAGTCAAGCGTGCTGCTTCGACAACGAGGCTGGCAAATCCCAAAAGCATCCCAACATTGTCATGATCCTTGCGGACGACCTGGGATATGGCGATGTCGGCTGCTACAACTCTGAATCAAGAATACCGACCCCGAACCTTGATCGACTGGCGACACAGGGCATGCGTTTCGTTGACGCACACAGCCCTTGCACGGTTTGCACGCCAACCCGGTACAGTTTGATGACCGGCCAAATGGCGTTCCGGGTTCCCAACGGCGGACGCGTTTTTTCGGGCGCCGGCGGCCCTTCGTTGATCGCGCCGAACCGATTGACTCTTCCTCAAATGCTAAAGTCCGAGGGCTATACGACGGCCTGTTTCGGCAAGTGGCATATCGGGCTGACTTTCTTCGACAACGAAGGTCAGGCGATTCATAATGGCGGCTTCGACGGCGTCAAACGGATCGACTTCTCCCGAGACATTGCCGGAGGCCCAATCGACTGCGGGTTCGATCACTTCTTTGGGACAGCCTGTTGTCCCACAACGGACTGGCTCTACGCCTACATCGACGGAAAACGCATTCCGAATCCGCCAACCGGAAAGCTGGACAAGTCGAAACTGCCAAAGCATCCTTACGCCAACGACAATCGTCCTGGATTGCGAGCGGAGGACTTTGATCTGGAAGAGGTCGACATGAAGTTTCTGGAGAAGAGCCAGTCATTTCTGAAAGATCACGTTCGCGATCAACCGGACTCGCCGTTTTTTCTTTTTCACAGCACGCAAGCTGTGCACTTGCCATCGTTTCCCGGCAATAAGTTCAAAGGCAAAACCAATTCTGGTCCACACGGTGACTTCATTTTTGAACTCGACCATGTCGTCGGCGAACTGATGCAGACTCTGGAAGATCTGGAAATCGCCGATGAGACTCTCGTCATTTTCACCAGTGACAATGGACCAGAAGTTCCGACCATCTTTCACATGCGAAAGGACCACCAACACGATGGTGCCAAACCATGGCGAGGCGTCAAACGCGACAACTGGGAAGGCGGTCACCGTGTTCCGCTGATCGTCCGCTGGCCTGGCAAGGTTGCTTCCGGGTCGACCTGCTCGCAAATCACTTCGTTGACCGACGTGATGGCAACGGTCGCCGAAATCGTAGAATTCGATTTGCCATCCGATGCAGCGGAGGACAGCTTTAGCATGCTGCCAGCATTGACGGAACAGGAACAGTCTCCGATTCGCCCTTACCTTTTACAGCAGGGGTTCGGGGGCAAGAAGTATCTGGCAATCCGACGCGGCAAGTGGAAGTACCTGGCGCACAAAGGTTCCGGTGGGAACAATTACAGCACGCATGCGATGCTTAAACAGTATCAGCTCGCCGACACGGCTCCCGATGCCAGAGGCCAGCTGTTCGATCTGGAAACGGACCCCGGCGAGACTCATAACCTTGCATCGCAACACCCGGCGATTGCTTCCGAGCTGGAAAATCTGCTGCGTGAGTCAGTTGCCAACGGAAGAAGCGTGACGCGCGATTAAACAGCACCTCAACCCGCCACCGCGGTATTTGCGAAAGCATCAACTGCAAGATTCCTCCGATCAGCCGATCAAGACGTGAGTCGCATTAACGCCCGACCAGTCGCGCCAGATACTCTTTCGTGACCGCCGCCGATACGACAAGGTTGTACTCGCTGGGAACGACGATATTGGGACTCGGCGCGTAAGGTTGGCTGTAAAATCCGGCAGCGATTGGCATCACGTCCAACCCCTGAGACTTGGCCAATCGATGGGCTCGTGGCAGGTGCCAGGCAGAAGTCAACAAACCGATTCGCTGGCCCGGATTTGCGTCAGACCACTTCTTGAGATTTTGCATCTCTTCCGAAGTGTTGATTCCGTTAAGTTTCAAGATCGCCTGCGGCGCGACTCCCAGCTCTTCAAGCAGCAATGTGGCTTCTTCGTACGGATGCAGATCTTTTTCCGTTGAACGAAACGATTGCAGTCCCGTGCACATCAGCTGTTTGGCTTTGCCCGCGTGCCACAATCGAGCCGCCTGCACGATGCGGTCTCCCGACTCAGAAACCTGTGGATTGCCAGACAGCCGCGTGGTTGATCCACCGCCGAGTACAACGACGACATCGAAAGGATCGACATCGGTCAAATCCTGTTCGAAGTACGCTTGTTCGACCGTTCCAGCGTACCAACTGGTGAAGAAGCTGTTTCCGGCGACCGTCAGCAGCAGCCAACAAAGAAAGCACATCATGGCTGGCCAGGCATTACGATTGATCAGACAAAAGTAGATCGTGACCAACAGCAGGAGCCAGAGGATCCCGACTGGCATCGCCAACGCTGTGAGCAATTTTTCCAGCATCGTCATCCCGGCGACGGCACCGACGATGGCGCAGAAAACCGCTCCGACAAACAGCAACAACAGAAAATGCGGCAAGTAACGGAACTTCGTCGACCCACCACCACGCTCAATGTCGCGCGTGTAGTATTCGTCGTACTCGTCTTCCCAGTTTTTGCTTTTGCGCCAAAAGAACATGCGGCATCGATATGGTTGGTGGATTGCGAACGCTCATGATACCAAAACCGAACTTAAACCCAATCGCGTGGTCAGCGAATCGGCTTGGCCCGATCCGTCACCGTGTTTTGTGCCCGCCGACATGGTAGTCATGACAGGTTGTGCAGCTGTTGTCAGTCAACCCTTTCTGATGACAGCTGGAACAGGTCGACTTCAGGATCGGATGAAAGTTACTTTCGTAATCGGTTCGATCGAGGCTGGCGAAGGAATCGCCGTTGGAAACCGATGCATCCATTTTGTGGCAATGCGAACAATCCTGCAAAGCTGGTTGAACGAGGTGCGGACGGTGTGAGAACGAAGTGAATTGGCCTAACGCTCCGTTGCGACGATTCGCATTCCAGTTCATCACCAGAGACCGATCTTCGTTTCGTTTGAGCGTGTGGCAGTAGCGACAGTTGCCAATCGCTCCGGTCCCAGTGAGGGAACGATAGAGTTCGGACGTGGCCGCACTGGAATCCGCATCGGGTGTGGCCAACATCATCTCAAACCAATGCTTGAGAAATTCGTCCTGATGCCCCGCCGGACGGTAGTAAATTCGCAGCGACCGATCATCCCGAATCCAACCGGTACGCAGTCCGCTGCCGGTTTCCGGTTTGAGCGCCGAGACCGGTTCTTCGCCGATCGAACGGGGCATTGCTGGCGAAACGTTTGCCTGTTGAGTCGAAGTTGAGAACGGCGGAGTCACGTTTGGCTCAGTCGCAGTTCGCTGAGGCGACGTTTGTGATTGAAGTTTCGCAGCTTCAGTGCCTGCCGAATTTTCATCCAGCCCAGCCAATGGGTTCCGCGCCAATTGCTCTTGCGCAGGAACTTTTGCGAGGAAGTCACGCGGGTTGATCAGACTGGAAACATCGGCGGCTGACGATTCTCCAAACCTTGTTTTGATTTCCGCGTTGAGCCGAGGGAACCAGCGTCTTGCTGCGGCCGCAAACGAATGGCCTTCCATTCCGCGAAACATGCCTCGGACCTCTTCCGCATCCAGATCGCGACCGAGCACCGTCTCGATTCTCCGCTCGACCGCAGGAACACCTTTGCGGCTGAGTTCGTGCAGCAATCGTTTGACCGACCAGGCTAATGTAACCGCTTCTTGCACATCGCGATCGTCGCCAGGATCCAAATCTGCGAACTCAAATGATGCTGGCCGCGAGTTCAGAATCGGACCGGCTCGCGGATCGGCCATCAGCAGCAACCGCATCGCGGGAGGAAGCGGACCGTCGAAATCTCCCGTCGCTGCCAACGGCCACGAGCCGACTTTCAGATTTCGTTTTTCGATGGCTTTCATGTCCAGCATCGGCAATGACAAAACAGCAAACCCGCCGACTCCACTATCAACGATTTTCTTCTCATGACAGGACGCACACGCCTGTTCGAACGGAGCTTGAACTTTGGCATTCTGCCAGGCATCATCGAGGTGACAGCGACTGCAATCGAACACCGCGTTGCTTCCGGGAAAGTGCCTGGATGCGTGCGTTGAGTGATCGAAGGCGATATTTTGTCGTGACGCCTTGGGCCAACTGGTGAACTCCGGGTGGTCGCTTTCGAAACTGTGATAATTCGACTGATGGCAGCTTTGACATTGAGCATCGGTCATCGCCTGAAGATCCTGAGCCCCTTTGTGCTCCCGATGACAGGCGTTGCAAGCGATC is part of the Mariniblastus fucicola genome and harbors:
- a CDS encoding YdcF family protein, whose translation is MFFWRKSKNWEDEYDEYYTRDIERGGGSTKFRYLPHFLLLLFVGAVFCAIVGAVAGMTMLEKLLTALAMPVGILWLLLLVTIYFCLINRNAWPAMMCFLCWLLLTVAGNSFFTSWYAGTVEQAYFEQDLTDVDPFDVVVVLGGGSTTRLSGNPQVSESGDRIVQAARLWHAGKAKQLMCTGLQSFRSTEKDLHPYEEATLLLEELGVAPQAILKLNGINTSEEMQNLKKWSDANPGQRIGLLTSAWHLPRAHRLAKSQGLDVMPIAAGFYSQPYAPSPNIVVPSEYNLVVSAAVTKEYLARLVGR
- a CDS encoding sulfatase family protein; translation: MRNLFQTLSLPFILCAFSGLLSVSNSQACCFDNEAGKSQKHPNIVMILADDLGYGDVGCYNSESRIPTPNLDRLATQGMRFVDAHSPCTVCTPTRYSLMTGQMAFRVPNGGRVFSGAGGPSLIAPNRLTLPQMLKSEGYTTACFGKWHIGLTFFDNEGQAIHNGGFDGVKRIDFSRDIAGGPIDCGFDHFFGTACCPTTDWLYAYIDGKRIPNPPTGKLDKSKLPKHPYANDNRPGLRAEDFDLEEVDMKFLEKSQSFLKDHVRDQPDSPFFLFHSTQAVHLPSFPGNKFKGKTNSGPHGDFIFELDHVVGELMQTLEDLEIADETLVIFTSDNGPEVPTIFHMRKDHQHDGAKPWRGVKRDNWEGGHRVPLIVRWPGKVASGSTCSQITSLTDVMATVAEIVEFDLPSDAAEDSFSMLPALTEQEQSPIRPYLLQQGFGGKKYLAIRRGKWKYLAHKGSGGNNYSTHAMLKQYQLADTAPDARGQLFDLETDPGETHNLASQHPAIASELENLLRESVANGRSVTRD
- the lexA gene encoding transcriptional repressor LexA, whose translation is MAPETKDLTKNQRRVLKYLKQQIEHKNHVPTIREIGDHLGISSPNGVAGLLKRIEAKGMIKRTKNRARSIVLTEKCSPAGLPLVGRISAGPLTETFAQAERFEFDGLERRADYVLEVTGESMIDAQIAPGDFVLVKKQSTADRGDIVVVCDDENGTTLKYWYPEKNRVRLQPANKTMKPIYRKDVRVQGVVIGLVRKL
- a CDS encoding M28 family peptidase — translated: MFRSGLVLFAITLFAVTTRCESVAQETNPKNSKANETVAADSAEDQIDFQASLKNHVEHLATTIGERNLQHHEALCEAADYVEAQLKSFKLTPTIQTFKVRGLDCHNIAVEIKGSKNPDQIVIVGAHYDSARGTPGANDNGSGTAALLVLAEHFSNSTPAFQPDRTLRFVAFTNEEPPYFQTRDEMGSWVYAESCRLEDQNIVAVISLETMGFYTEEANSQKYPPPLDRLYPSTGNFIGVVGNIGSGKLMRKFLKSFKANSDVPAEGASLPGTMPGVGWSDHWSFWQEGYEGLMITDTAPFRYPHYHRKTDSLDKINFPVFAKVVEGLVRPIEELVTQ
- a CDS encoding 6-pyruvoyl trahydropterin synthase family protein — encoded protein: MVRLSREIRFALVSPEELDQQTSDRDQKNSWAAWPNTCRIAPQLRLRAVVEGEPDEMTGYLCNVKLIDEALRRFVNQQLIPSLADCLLSQLPNAESVLQQALQFLENQSLDGATLISVSLSLSPFLSFNIDSGAPDMIQLTHQFEFSAAHRLHCDSMSAEENVATFGKCNNPAGHGHNYVVEVSVSRDVSKSGGGPTVVGAVELAGIVNRNVIDVLDHKHLNEDIAYFSDVNPSVENISAAIFGWLKSDIESAGCQLAEVKVFETPKTWASFRG
- a CDS encoding alpha/beta hydrolase, with the protein product MNALTKLGLSREFTILVFLLVLVGGGWLVWNQPMKAKAVEPAEHAEVLKVWPDSATDKRLDVGQEHDTTKDDGELIAGKRVQRITNVSSAELHFWPADADVNTGTSVIICPGGGFYILAWDLEGTEIAQWLNSIGVNAFILKYRVPTARESDPAAAPTEDLQRAIAMVRHNAEKWNLAKDRVGTLGFSAGGNVIANAAFTTARYDAIDDVDKQSARANFIVPVYGARMVKKEGGLRDGMELNKDSPRAFIVHAFDDFVPVQNALELARLYKEADVPVDCHVFDTGGHGFGARFIEDVPVTNWPKLCESWMRKNGWLERIGAADSQQ
- a CDS encoding cytochrome c3 family protein, with translation MSVNSEDDLRLQDFSDTFYHRPHDPTVEIPAGIVKPWPTRDDGNRDLSEEEPTLTRPSLRQRRKVLSLCVIAFTIGALMIVLSSPYSNEFLAPGPLHSSHAQLLAGHGADRCAACHSGTTGSAFGWVAHAFSGASNKQTQSKLCLECHKASLNEDFALNPHNVAPQQLAKTTAQFQNASFVSNLTIPPVTANNEIACNACHREHKGAQDLQAMTDAQCQSCHQSNYHSFESDHPEFTSWPKASRQNIAFDHSTHASRHFPGSNAVFDCSRCHLDDAWQNAKVQAPFEQACASCHEKKIVDSGVGGFAVLSLPMLDMKAIEKRNLKVGSWPLAATGDFDGPLPPAMRLLLMADPRAGPILNSRPASFEFADLDPGDDRDVQEAVTLAWSVKRLLHELSRKGVPAVERRIETVLGRDLDAEEVRGMFRGMEGHSFAAAARRWFPRLNAEIKTRFGESSAADVSSLINPRDFLAKVPAQEQLARNPLAGLDENSAGTEAAKLQSQTSPQRTATEPNVTPPFSTSTQQANVSPAMPRSIGEEPVSALKPETGSGLRTGWIRDDRSLRIYYRPAGHQDEFLKHWFEMMLATPDADSSAATSELYRSLTGTGAIGNCRYCHTLKRNEDRSLVMNWNANRRNGALGQFTSFSHRPHLVQPALQDCSHCHKMDASVSNGDSFASLDRTDYESNFHPILKSTCSSCHQKGLTDNSCTTCHDYHVGGHKTR
- a CDS encoding SDR family oxidoreductase yields the protein MAETSPPVCLVTGASSGIGYATAKRFLAEGYRVAICGRRPESLQSAANSLGNADHVLAISGDIGLVETRRRLVESTLTKFGRIDVLVNNAGAAPLGDFESIDESTFETVVSTNIRAVFSLTQMVWPTLKKQQRGSIVNISSMAAVDPFPGFSIYGASKAWLETFTKAIAAEGVDDAIRVCCVRPGAVETDLLRGLFPGFPADQCVRPDDIANKIWSCVADPVGHPSGEAFTVSK